A part of Vespula pensylvanica isolate Volc-1 chromosome 20, ASM1446617v1, whole genome shotgun sequence genomic DNA contains:
- the LOC122636016 gene encoding transcription initiation protein SPT3 homolog isoform X2, which produces MAEASNSKSANDPQYYKNESTNYIAEIRQMMHGFGDCSEPLVESAKIIEDVVLHQMRGIVKKACEVAERRGVLKKSNVVTAEDFMFLLRKDKIKLQRLIKYLELKQFKASVNKVLKGDDPEDIVDNEQLQNSKPKDEIKLNRCIRAEMITRSMDEARYIKFSNARNASFANKNRHKFNDWICTDGTITISKEGYVILGYLAYETVAQIIDLVFLVRQDQTKIYGDAIDRLKLSYVNPYTYKPYYHGKGAATKPITPAEITEALRRFWSPQLDITGPFNRWSVRPPHLKFLSC; this is translated from the exons atggcGGAAGCATCTAATTCAAAATCTGCAAATGATCctcaatattataaaaatgaatcaaCTAATTACATAGCTG AAATTCGACAAATGATGCACGGGTTTGGTGATTGTAGTGAACCATTAGTAGAATCtgcaaaaataatagaagatgTCGTGTTGCATCAAATGAGAGGAATTGTTAAAAAAGCATGTGAAGTTGCTGAAAGGCGAGGAGTATTGAAAAAATCTAATGTTGTAACAGCTGAAGATTTTATGTTTTTGTTacgtaaagataaaattaagcTACAGCggttgattaaatatttag AATTGAAACAATTCAAAGCTTCTGTCAATAAAGTTTTGAAAGGTGATGATCCAGAGGATATTGTAGATAATGAACAATTACAAAATAGTAAACCAAAGG atgaaataaaattaaacagatGTATTCGTGCTGAGATGATTACACGTTCAATGGATGAAGctcgttatattaaatttagtaATGCACGTAATGCAtcttttgcaaataaaaatcgtcataaatttaatgattGGATTTGTACAGatg GTACCATCACAATATCCAAAGAAGGTTATGTGATTTTAGGATATTTAGCATATGAAACAGTTGCACAAATTATTGATCTTGTTTTTCTAGTACGGCAAGATCAGACTAAAATATATGGAGATGCCATAGATCGTCTTAAACTAAGTTATGTTaatccatatacatataaaccaTATTATCATGGAAAg ggTGCTGCAACTAAACCAATAACTCCAGCTGAAATAACTGAAGCTCTTAGACGTTTTTGGTCACCACAGTTAGATATAACAGGACCATTTAATCGTTGGTCAGTGCGTCCACCTCATTTAAAATTCCTTTCTTGTTAA
- the LOC122636160 gene encoding uncharacterized protein LOC122636160 isoform X4, translating into MRSVAGAMIFITIEGTNEDIFHLNIRQERNKTIELIRELWDDEVLASDVELWKGGARRELMKYEEHLYEFYKLGVIDRGEKVWTFWNAVFYCGTIYTTIAHTVTTFLVVDELSTMEDSYTVHRRRKAAAKRREKTPEPSSRSQLVETSEDEEEIRRARMEKMAEDTERMEEMEKERKVKGQEKEGQLYEGQDEKERTRERKKVTNGKKNVTKLEDGSNVTRQEMLSSQATTSLVTRSREIDNDNNVERNVQQDIKVESKIEEGIEKKETLRIKEDDSELIDTRKVEKRTKKRSKDRMIERHQRSTDSSEEKSETSPSRLKSSESVRPRTRKSIGKTRTSEGDKSVREKHSFEAKIRPKDKPEKKSLQQPSDPNESIIEGATMKKSESFPPRSLERQPVVKRSATDVKKQVIPLSNDSLIEDFAKAQREYLLRERSILDPDLPEEEYQDASEIMAMRRRKIGMIHNESEHQKIINSVKEESADSKKSSWFSRFTWFLFFLRKKKTDNSEVEKREDIPQNESTQEINNSENERRDIQEKVTFLDFLRALKDVASELKAFMIQNPIEMRIIRKMRNRCIAQLILIMIYCGLGAFVFRFTEGAFETFYKCGVKRVKRDFLDSLWNYSHNLREDDWKSLARRKLMEFEEQLHTAHEAGVHTYSGQRSWTFLNAVVYCLTVITTIGYGHISPSTTTGRAITIVYAIFGIPMFLILLADFGKLFTRGIKFLWAFVRRLYYTGSCRKVRRTVPVQEVMKGVQLVYDLATFRRPSQMNPEDIEEIQKQQNQQAVLNIDGNAPDTPGTPAMSTFAIDDEFNLPISVAIFILLGYIFIGATLYNAWEEWGFFESFYFVFISMSTIGFGDYVPKMHPMYMMCSIIYLVFGLALTSMCINVVQVMLSDSFKQASQKIGATIGFEIADDDGSVKPAPPPPVEVADIHTSIKDSESVEKIAPKAKQEDVDL; encoded by the exons CGGCACGATTTACACGACTATCG CACACACAGTTACGACGTTTCTCGTCGTTGACGAGTTGTCGACGATGGAGGATAGTTACACGGTCCACCGACGTCGCAAAGCGGCGGCAAAGAGACGTGAAAAAACACCGGAACCCTCGTCGAGAAGTCAACTCGTTGAGACATCcgaggatgaggaagagatTAGGAGAGCAAGGATGGAGAAGATGGCTGAGGACACCGAACGTATGGAAGAGatggaaaaggagaggaaggtGAAAGGTCAAGAGAAGGAGGGACAATTGTACGAGGGTCAGGATGAGAAGGAAAGGactcgtgaaagaaagaaagttacaAACGGTAAGAAGAATGTTACGAAACTCGAGGATGGCTCGAATGTTACTCGTCAAGAGATGCTTTCTTCGCAAGCAACAACAAGTCTTGTTACTCGTTCACGTGAgatcgataacgataacaacgTAGAACGGAATGTACAACAGGATATTAAGGTTGAGAGTAAAATAGAAGAGGGTattgagaaaaaggaaactctGAGGATAAAGGAAGATGACAGCGAACTTATCGACACGAGGAAAGtcgaaaaacgaacaaaaaaaagatcgaaggatCGTATGATCGAAAGACATCAAAGATCAACGGATTCCAGCGAGGAAAAAAGCGAGACTAGCCCAAGCAGATTAAAGTCCTCTGAAAGTGTGAGACCGAGAACGAGGAAGTCCATTGGGAAAACTCGAACGAGCGAGGGTGATAAGTCCGTTCGTGAGAAGCACTCGTTCGAAGCGAAAATTCGTCCTAAGGATAAGCCCGAGAAAAAATCTTTACAACAACCCTCTGACCCCAATGAAAGTATCATAGAGGGAGCGACGATGAAGAAGAGCGAAAGCTTTCCACCCAGATCCCTGGAACGACAACCAGTCGTAAAGAGGTCAGCGACAGATGTTAAAAAACAAGTGATACCATTGAGTAATGATAGTCTAATAGAGGATTTTGCGAAAGCACAGCGCGAGTATTTATTGAGAGAACGTAGCATTTTAGATCCTGATCTACCAGAGGAGGAATATCAGGACGCTAGTGAAATTATGGCTATGAGAAGACGAAAAATTGGTATGATTCATAACGAGAGCGAACatcaaaagattattaattcgGTGAAAGAAGAGTCGGCAGATTCGAAGAAAAGTTCTTGGTTCTCTCGGTTCACAtggtttttattctttttgagaaagaaaaaaactgatAATTCCGAGGTAGAAAAACGCGAAGACATTCCGCAAAATGAGTCAAcgcaagaaataaataattctgaGAACGAACGTAGGGATATACAAGAAAAAGTCACTTTCTTGGATTTCCTTCGTGCACTCAAAGACGTTGCATCCGAATTAAAGGCTTTCATGATTCAAAATCCTATAGAGATGcggataataagaaaaatgagaaatcgTTGCATAGCTCAATTAATcctaattatgatatattgcGGTCTTGGTGCTTTTGTTTTCCGATTTACCGAAGGCGCGTTTGAGACCTTTTACAAGTGCGGCGTAAAGAGAGTTAAAAGAGACTTTTTGGACAGTCTATGGAATTATAGTCACAATCTTAGAGAGGACGATTGGAAGAGCCTGGCACGAAGAAAGCTAATGGAGTTTGAGGAACAATTACATACCGCTCACGAGGCAGGTGTACACACGTATAGTGGACAAAGAAGTTGGACCTTCTTGAATGCTGTCGTATATTGTCTTACTGTGATCACCACTATCG GATACGGTCATATCTCACCGAGCACTACAACTGGAAGAGCCATCACCATTGTTTATGCCATATTTGGTATTCCgatgtttcttattttattggCAGACTTTGGCAAATTATTCACACGCGGTATCAAGTTCCTTTGGGCATTCGTAAGAAGGCTCTATTACACCGGAAGTTGTCGAAAAGTTCGTCGGACCGTGCCTGTACAG gAAGTTATGAAAGGCGTCCAACTCGTATACGATCTCGCGACGTTTAGAAGACCATCCCAAATGAACCCGGAAGATATAGAAGAGATTCAAAAACAACAAAATCAACAAGctgtattaaatatagatGGCAATGCACCAGATACACCGGGAACACCGGCTATGTCAACGTTCGCAATAGACGATGAATTTAATCTTCCGATATCAGTGGCAATATTCATTCTTCTTGGATATATCTTCATAGGTGCTACGCTTTATAACGCGTGGGAGGAATGGGGTTTCTTCGAGagtttctattttgttttcatttctatgAGCACTATTGGTTTCGGCGATTACGTGCCAAAG ATg CATCCCATGTATATGATGTGTTCGATAATATACCTGGTATTCGGCCTGGCTCTAACTTCAATGTGCATCAACGTAGTACAG GTGATGCTGTCGGATTCGTTCAAGCAGGCAAGCCAGAAAATTGGTGCTACGATCGGGTTTGAAATCGCGGATGATGACGGATCAGTGAAACCTGCTCCACCACCACCGGTGGAAGTGGCAGACATTCATACCTCTATAAAAGATTCTGAAAGCGTTGAAAAAATAGCACCTAAAGCGAAACAAGAGGATGTAGATCTATAA
- the LOC122636016 gene encoding transcription initiation protein SPT3 homolog isoform X4, with protein sequence MAEASNSKSANDPQYYKNESTNYIAEIRQMMHGFGDCSEPLVESAKIIEDVVLHQMRGIVKKACEVAERRGVLKKSNVVTAEDFMFLLRKDKIKLQRLIKYLELKQFKASVNKVLKGDDPEDIVDNEQLQNSKPKGPYHEFLSTIDNTGELFENKSIIDEIKLNRCIRAEMITRSMDEARYIKFSNARNASFANKNRHKFNDWICTDVRQDQTKIYGDAIDRLKLSYVNPYTYKPYYHGKGAATKPITPAEITEALRRFWSPQLDITGPFNRWSVRPPHLKFLSC encoded by the exons atggcGGAAGCATCTAATTCAAAATCTGCAAATGATCctcaatattataaaaatgaatcaaCTAATTACATAGCTG AAATTCGACAAATGATGCACGGGTTTGGTGATTGTAGTGAACCATTAGTAGAATCtgcaaaaataatagaagatgTCGTGTTGCATCAAATGAGAGGAATTGTTAAAAAAGCATGTGAAGTTGCTGAAAGGCGAGGAGTATTGAAAAAATCTAATGTTGTAACAGCTGAAGATTTTATGTTTTTGTTacgtaaagataaaattaagcTACAGCggttgattaaatatttag AATTGAAACAATTCAAAGCTTCTGTCAATAAAGTTTTGAAAGGTGATGATCCAGAGGATATTGTAGATAATGAACAATTACAAAATAGTAAACCAAAGGGTCCATATCATGAATTTCTTAGTACCATTGATAATACTGGAgaactttttgaaaataagTCTATtatagatgaaataaaattaaacagatGTATTCGTGCTGAGATGATTACACGTTCAATGGATGAAGctcgttatattaaatttagtaATGCACGTAATGCAtcttttgcaaataaaaatcgtcataaatttaatgattGGATTTGTACAGatg TACGGCAAGATCAGACTAAAATATATGGAGATGCCATAGATCGTCTTAAACTAAGTTATGTTaatccatatacatataaaccaTATTATCATGGAAAg ggTGCTGCAACTAAACCAATAACTCCAGCTGAAATAACTGAAGCTCTTAGACGTTTTTGGTCACCACAGTTAGATATAACAGGACCATTTAATCGTTGGTCAGTGCGTCCACCTCATTTAAAATTCCTTTCTTGTTAA
- the LOC122636015 gene encoding WD repeat-containing protein 91 isoform X1: MSHIQYVDELVKEYLLFRGFSQTLKAFDNDLKTEKEKGFRVDKIVDQLMQYIYTYDLLSLRELWGHLDIRMFSRLENHFTPAIRKLENAVLKMYLVNAAVNNKQDRIQEFFTKMAPELQGHSEWKEWFALPFVKNPEDNPTYSVHFSRQWQDTMLVSLHNFLATIFQCMPQPTLLTIDEDTNKLKRLQEENEALRQKLNEPIKIETIADVNPGPVPQYPPIMDDFYIIAQESPLMENPKTLRSLIKNIGGGSSPILSRKSATSIKKHTESDIASTKRTNTKGRLNSVAKTEVVAKRSMSCDSRLTSTRKRDSSIDTTSVDRKTKEKIESSYILLSQEEYTEHKTSIIQCKSNASGSYVATGDADGVIKVWTPIPSPKTVTTFTSPMTNANKAITALDWISKNERYFLHGDNNGLIQLHDTRDCKTLWEIQHEGSRIVTLLCNPTDSTFVCSVSDSTESKLLLYDIKSKKLERILPTEQNVVALCSAFNHNGQLLITGMSNGNILIHDLRRNEIIDNLSSHSSPVIDIELINDFTNICARSEDGKLCQRSLNHSGKILWETKIKIEKTAFHGKLFTFDQSGNYMLLCTQSGGNIYKMPPGMQTKVLELGGHKGTLCCDWSSANQSGTCITGGAEGKARVSTLLSP, translated from the exons ATGTCTCATATACAGTATGTTGATGAGCTGGTCAAGGAGTATTTGTTATTTCGAGGATTTAGTCAAACTCTGAAAGCCTTCGACAACGATTTAAAaaccgagaaagaaaaaggtttcAGG GTTGATAAAATTGTTGATCAATTgatgcaatatatatacacatatgatttattatctctGAGAGAATTATGGGGTCATTTAGATATTAGAATGTTTTCTCGTTTGGAAAATCATTTTACTCCGGCTATAAGAAAATTAGAGAATGctgttttaaaaatgtatctaGTAAATGCAGCTGTAAACAATAAGCAAGATCGTATTCAAGAATTTTTTACTAAAATGGCACCGGAATTGCAAGGACATTCAGAATGGAAAGAATGGTTTG CGTTACCATTTGTAAAAAATCCTGAAGATAATCCAACATATTCAGTACATTTTAGCAGACAATGGCAAGATACTATGTTGGTTTCTTTACATAATTTTCTTGCAACTATTTTTCAA TGTATGCCACAACCAACATTATTAACAATAGATGAAGATACGAATAAGTTAAAACGTTTACAAGAGGAAAATGAAGCATTGagacaaaaattaaatgaacctattaaaatagaaacaattGCTGATGTAAATCCAGGTCCAGTGCCACAGTATCCACCAATTATGGATGACTTTTACATCATTGCTCA ggAATCTCCTTTAATGGAAAATCCTAAAACACTAAGAagtttaataaagaatataggTGGTGGTTCCAGTCCAATTTTAAGTAGAAAATCTGCAACAAGTATTAAGAAACATACAGAATCTGATATAGCATCTACGAAAAGGACAAATACAAAAGGAAGGCTGAATTCAGTTGCTAAAACTGAAGTAGTTGCTAAAAGAAGCATGAGTTGCGATTCTCGATTAACAAGTACTAGAAAAAGGGACTCATCTATTGATACTACTTCTGTagacagaaaaacaaaagaaaaaatcgagtcAAGTTACATCCTTTTAAGTCAG gaGGAATATACAGAACATAAAACATCCATTATTCAATGTAAAAGCAATGCAAGTGGTTCGTATGTAGCAACAGGCGATGCTGATGGCGTTATTAAAGTATGGACACCAATTCCATCAccaaa aaCTGTTACGACATTTACTTCACCTATGACAAACGCAAATAAGGCTATAACTGCATTAGATTGGATATCAAAAAATGAGCGTTACTTTTTACATGGTGACAATAACGGACTAATCCAATTACACGATACGCGTGATTGTAAAACACTTTGGGAAATACAACATGAAGGATCACGGATTGTTACTTTACTTTGCAATCCCACTGATTCTACATTTGTATGCTCAGTATCAGATTCTACAGAAAgcaaattacttttatatgaCATAAAGTCGAAGAAATTAGAGAGAATTTTACCTACAGAACAAAACGTAGTTGCTTTGTGTTCTGCATTTAATCACAATGGTCAACTGCTTATCACAGGAATGTCAAATGGAAATATACTGATACATGATTTGagacgaaatgaaataatagataatctCAGCTCTCATTCCAGTCCAGTAATTGATATAGAATTGATAAATGATTTCACAAATATTTGTGCACGAAGTGAAGATGGGAAATTATGCCAAAGAAGTTTGAACCACTCAGGAAAAATTTTGTGGGAAACTAAAATTAAGATTGAAAAAACTGCTTTCCATGGGAAATTATTTACGTTTGATCAAAGTGGAAATTATATGTTACTTTGTACACAAAGTGGAGGtaacatatataaa ATGCCACCTGGTATGCAAACAAAAGTTTTAGAACTTGGTGGACATAAAGGAACATTATGTTGTGACTGGTCCAGTGCTAATCAATCTGGGACATGTATTACTGGTGGTGCAGAAGGAAAAGCCAGGGTATCAACACTATTATCCCCATGa
- the LOC122636016 gene encoding transcription initiation protein SPT3 homolog isoform X3, translating into MMHGFGDCSEPLVESAKIIEDVVLHQMRGIVKKACEVAERRGVLKKSNVVTAEDFMFLLRKDKIKLQRLIKYLELKQFKASVNKVLKGDDPEDIVDNEQLQNSKPKGPYHEFLSTIDNTGELFENKSIIDEIKLNRCIRAEMITRSMDEARYIKFSNARNASFANKNRHKFNDWICTDGTITISKEGYVILGYLAYETVAQIIDLVFLVRQDQTKIYGDAIDRLKLSYVNPYTYKPYYHGKGAATKPITPAEITEALRRFWSPQLDITGPFNRWSVRPPHLKFLSC; encoded by the exons ATGATGCACGGGTTTGGTGATTGTAGTGAACCATTAGTAGAATCtgcaaaaataatagaagatgTCGTGTTGCATCAAATGAGAGGAATTGTTAAAAAAGCATGTGAAGTTGCTGAAAGGCGAGGAGTATTGAAAAAATCTAATGTTGTAACAGCTGAAGATTTTATGTTTTTGTTacgtaaagataaaattaagcTACAGCggttgattaaatatttag AATTGAAACAATTCAAAGCTTCTGTCAATAAAGTTTTGAAAGGTGATGATCCAGAGGATATTGTAGATAATGAACAATTACAAAATAGTAAACCAAAGGGTCCATATCATGAATTTCTTAGTACCATTGATAATACTGGAgaactttttgaaaataagTCTATtatagatgaaataaaattaaacagatGTATTCGTGCTGAGATGATTACACGTTCAATGGATGAAGctcgttatattaaatttagtaATGCACGTAATGCAtcttttgcaaataaaaatcgtcataaatttaatgattGGATTTGTACAGatg GTACCATCACAATATCCAAAGAAGGTTATGTGATTTTAGGATATTTAGCATATGAAACAGTTGCACAAATTATTGATCTTGTTTTTCTAGTACGGCAAGATCAGACTAAAATATATGGAGATGCCATAGATCGTCTTAAACTAAGTTATGTTaatccatatacatataaaccaTATTATCATGGAAAg ggTGCTGCAACTAAACCAATAACTCCAGCTGAAATAACTGAAGCTCTTAGACGTTTTTGGTCACCACAGTTAGATATAACAGGACCATTTAATCGTTGGTCAGTGCGTCCACCTCATTTAAAATTCCTTTCTTGTTAA
- the LOC122636016 gene encoding transcription initiation protein SPT3 homolog isoform X1: protein MAEASNSKSANDPQYYKNESTNYIAEIRQMMHGFGDCSEPLVESAKIIEDVVLHQMRGIVKKACEVAERRGVLKKSNVVTAEDFMFLLRKDKIKLQRLIKYLELKQFKASVNKVLKGDDPEDIVDNEQLQNSKPKGPYHEFLSTIDNTGELFENKSIIDEIKLNRCIRAEMITRSMDEARYIKFSNARNASFANKNRHKFNDWICTDGTITISKEGYVILGYLAYETVAQIIDLVFLVRQDQTKIYGDAIDRLKLSYVNPYTYKPYYHGKGAATKPITPAEITEALRRFWSPQLDITGPFNRWSVRPPHLKFLSC from the exons atggcGGAAGCATCTAATTCAAAATCTGCAAATGATCctcaatattataaaaatgaatcaaCTAATTACATAGCTG AAATTCGACAAATGATGCACGGGTTTGGTGATTGTAGTGAACCATTAGTAGAATCtgcaaaaataatagaagatgTCGTGTTGCATCAAATGAGAGGAATTGTTAAAAAAGCATGTGAAGTTGCTGAAAGGCGAGGAGTATTGAAAAAATCTAATGTTGTAACAGCTGAAGATTTTATGTTTTTGTTacgtaaagataaaattaagcTACAGCggttgattaaatatttag AATTGAAACAATTCAAAGCTTCTGTCAATAAAGTTTTGAAAGGTGATGATCCAGAGGATATTGTAGATAATGAACAATTACAAAATAGTAAACCAAAGGGTCCATATCATGAATTTCTTAGTACCATTGATAATACTGGAgaactttttgaaaataagTCTATtatagatgaaataaaattaaacagatGTATTCGTGCTGAGATGATTACACGTTCAATGGATGAAGctcgttatattaaatttagtaATGCACGTAATGCAtcttttgcaaataaaaatcgtcataaatttaatgattGGATTTGTACAGatg GTACCATCACAATATCCAAAGAAGGTTATGTGATTTTAGGATATTTAGCATATGAAACAGTTGCACAAATTATTGATCTTGTTTTTCTAGTACGGCAAGATCAGACTAAAATATATGGAGATGCCATAGATCGTCTTAAACTAAGTTATGTTaatccatatacatataaaccaTATTATCATGGAAAg ggTGCTGCAACTAAACCAATAACTCCAGCTGAAATAACTGAAGCTCTTAGACGTTTTTGGTCACCACAGTTAGATATAACAGGACCATTTAATCGTTGGTCAGTGCGTCCACCTCATTTAAAATTCCTTTCTTGTTAA
- the LOC122636015 gene encoding WD repeat-containing protein 91 isoform X2 has product MQYIYTYDLLSLRELWGHLDIRMFSRLENHFTPAIRKLENAVLKMYLVNAAVNNKQDRIQEFFTKMAPELQGHSEWKEWFALPFVKNPEDNPTYSVHFSRQWQDTMLVSLHNFLATIFQCMPQPTLLTIDEDTNKLKRLQEENEALRQKLNEPIKIETIADVNPGPVPQYPPIMDDFYIIAQESPLMENPKTLRSLIKNIGGGSSPILSRKSATSIKKHTESDIASTKRTNTKGRLNSVAKTEVVAKRSMSCDSRLTSTRKRDSSIDTTSVDRKTKEKIESSYILLSQEEYTEHKTSIIQCKSNASGSYVATGDADGVIKVWTPIPSPKTVTTFTSPMTNANKAITALDWISKNERYFLHGDNNGLIQLHDTRDCKTLWEIQHEGSRIVTLLCNPTDSTFVCSVSDSTESKLLLYDIKSKKLERILPTEQNVVALCSAFNHNGQLLITGMSNGNILIHDLRRNEIIDNLSSHSSPVIDIELINDFTNICARSEDGKLCQRSLNHSGKILWETKIKIEKTAFHGKLFTFDQSGNYMLLCTQSGGNIYKMPPGMQTKVLELGGHKGTLCCDWSSANQSGTCITGGAEGKARVSTLLSP; this is encoded by the exons atgcaatatatatacacatatgatttattatctctGAGAGAATTATGGGGTCATTTAGATATTAGAATGTTTTCTCGTTTGGAAAATCATTTTACTCCGGCTATAAGAAAATTAGAGAATGctgttttaaaaatgtatctaGTAAATGCAGCTGTAAACAATAAGCAAGATCGTATTCAAGAATTTTTTACTAAAATGGCACCGGAATTGCAAGGACATTCAGAATGGAAAGAATGGTTTG CGTTACCATTTGTAAAAAATCCTGAAGATAATCCAACATATTCAGTACATTTTAGCAGACAATGGCAAGATACTATGTTGGTTTCTTTACATAATTTTCTTGCAACTATTTTTCAA TGTATGCCACAACCAACATTATTAACAATAGATGAAGATACGAATAAGTTAAAACGTTTACAAGAGGAAAATGAAGCATTGagacaaaaattaaatgaacctattaaaatagaaacaattGCTGATGTAAATCCAGGTCCAGTGCCACAGTATCCACCAATTATGGATGACTTTTACATCATTGCTCA ggAATCTCCTTTAATGGAAAATCCTAAAACACTAAGAagtttaataaagaatataggTGGTGGTTCCAGTCCAATTTTAAGTAGAAAATCTGCAACAAGTATTAAGAAACATACAGAATCTGATATAGCATCTACGAAAAGGACAAATACAAAAGGAAGGCTGAATTCAGTTGCTAAAACTGAAGTAGTTGCTAAAAGAAGCATGAGTTGCGATTCTCGATTAACAAGTACTAGAAAAAGGGACTCATCTATTGATACTACTTCTGTagacagaaaaacaaaagaaaaaatcgagtcAAGTTACATCCTTTTAAGTCAG gaGGAATATACAGAACATAAAACATCCATTATTCAATGTAAAAGCAATGCAAGTGGTTCGTATGTAGCAACAGGCGATGCTGATGGCGTTATTAAAGTATGGACACCAATTCCATCAccaaa aaCTGTTACGACATTTACTTCACCTATGACAAACGCAAATAAGGCTATAACTGCATTAGATTGGATATCAAAAAATGAGCGTTACTTTTTACATGGTGACAATAACGGACTAATCCAATTACACGATACGCGTGATTGTAAAACACTTTGGGAAATACAACATGAAGGATCACGGATTGTTACTTTACTTTGCAATCCCACTGATTCTACATTTGTATGCTCAGTATCAGATTCTACAGAAAgcaaattacttttatatgaCATAAAGTCGAAGAAATTAGAGAGAATTTTACCTACAGAACAAAACGTAGTTGCTTTGTGTTCTGCATTTAATCACAATGGTCAACTGCTTATCACAGGAATGTCAAATGGAAATATACTGATACATGATTTGagacgaaatgaaataatagataatctCAGCTCTCATTCCAGTCCAGTAATTGATATAGAATTGATAAATGATTTCACAAATATTTGTGCACGAAGTGAAGATGGGAAATTATGCCAAAGAAGTTTGAACCACTCAGGAAAAATTTTGTGGGAAACTAAAATTAAGATTGAAAAAACTGCTTTCCATGGGAAATTATTTACGTTTGATCAAAGTGGAAATTATATGTTACTTTGTACACAAAGTGGAGGtaacatatataaa ATGCCACCTGGTATGCAAACAAAAGTTTTAGAACTTGGTGGACATAAAGGAACATTATGTTGTGACTGGTCCAGTGCTAATCAATCTGGGACATGTATTACTGGTGGTGCAGAAGGAAAAGCCAGGGTATCAACACTATTATCCCCATGa